A region from the Clavibacter sp. A6099 genome encodes:
- a CDS encoding S41 family peptidase, with protein MPSIGTRRRVLHLLPVAFAVAVVVLIGGTIAATPSLERAGLLDVPPSPQRYADMAVDLMVDGLQADPARVAEVRAQVDAQAAKARDYAGTHPALSAAAKELGGEHSSLLGPAEAAADFGDSPPVSAAAEPRPTVTTADGITTIVVPAIVGGDDASRQRYVDTGARGLVAAVPATTRGWVVDLRGNTGGDMWPMLAALSPLLDEGQVMSFEHADRSEPVTVAGGAVAQDGDVMATSDAGRVPAGLPIAVLTDGMTVSSGEAVAIAFIGQHGVRSFGQPTYGFSSATADARRRRDREPHGRGRRGSHREALRRSRGAGRRGRRRRDHRRRRRLVRRAAVTARAAVSRPRPA; from the coding sequence ATGCCCTCGATCGGAACCCGCCGCCGCGTCCTGCACCTGCTGCCGGTCGCGTTCGCGGTCGCCGTGGTCGTGCTCATCGGCGGGACGATCGCCGCGACGCCGAGCCTCGAGCGCGCCGGCCTGCTCGACGTCCCTCCTTCGCCGCAGCGCTACGCCGACATGGCCGTCGACCTCATGGTCGACGGGCTCCAGGCGGATCCCGCCCGCGTCGCGGAGGTCCGGGCGCAGGTGGACGCGCAGGCGGCGAAGGCCCGCGACTACGCCGGCACGCACCCGGCGTTGTCCGCCGCCGCGAAGGAGCTGGGCGGCGAGCACAGCTCACTCCTCGGACCTGCGGAGGCGGCGGCCGACTTCGGCGACAGTCCTCCCGTCTCGGCCGCGGCCGAGCCCCGGCCCACGGTCACGACGGCCGACGGGATCACGACCATCGTCGTCCCCGCGATCGTGGGCGGAGATGACGCGTCCCGCCAGCGCTACGTCGACACGGGCGCCCGGGGGCTCGTGGCCGCAGTTCCCGCGACCACCCGCGGCTGGGTCGTGGACCTCCGCGGCAACACCGGCGGGGACATGTGGCCCATGCTCGCCGCGCTGTCACCGCTCCTCGACGAGGGGCAGGTCATGTCGTTCGAGCACGCGGACCGCTCGGAGCCCGTCACCGTCGCCGGCGGTGCCGTCGCCCAGGACGGAGACGTCATGGCGACGAGCGACGCGGGCCGGGTGCCCGCGGGGCTGCCGATCGCCGTCCTCACCGACGGCATGACCGTGAGCTCCGGCGAGGCGGTCGCGATCGCGTTCATCGGGCAGCACGGCGTCCGCTCGTTCGGGCAGCCCACCTACGGCTTCAGCTCGGCGACCGCGGACGCTCGTCGACGGCGCGATCGTGAACCTCACGGTCGCGGTCGACGCGGATCGCACCGGGAAGCGCTGCGGCGGTCCCGTGGTGCCGGACGCCGTGGTCGACGACGCCGGGATCACCGCCGCCGTCGACGCCTGGTTC
- a CDS encoding putative quinol monooxygenase, with product MSQPVVVTAVFTPVEGKHDEAVAALSRGIAEVHEEEGCEVYAIHDAPDGTIVMLEKWSSVEDLEAHGAGEAVARMGASLAGLITGPAVVTRLAPIPAGSELQGAL from the coding sequence ATGTCCCAGCCCGTCGTCGTCACCGCCGTCTTCACGCCCGTCGAGGGCAAGCACGACGAGGCGGTCGCCGCCCTGTCCCGCGGCATCGCCGAGGTGCACGAGGAGGAGGGCTGCGAGGTCTACGCGATCCACGACGCCCCCGACGGCACCATCGTGATGCTCGAGAAGTGGTCGTCCGTCGAGGACCTCGAGGCGCACGGCGCGGGCGAGGCCGTCGCCCGCATGGGCGCGTCGCTCGCCGGCCTCATCACGGGGCCCGCCGTCGTCACGCGGCTCGCGCCGATCCCGGCCGGCTCGGAGCTGCAGGGCGCGCTCTAG
- a CDS encoding pyruvate dehydrogenase has product MARTVADQLIAQLIEAGVSRIYGVVGDSLNPVVDAVRRTGGSRKGGIDWIHVRHEEAGAFAASAEAQLTGKLAVCAGSCGPGHLHLINGLYDAHRSGAPVLAIASHITTNQIGSGYFQETHPDRLFVECSHYTEMISTAVQAPRVVDQAMRHSLALGGVSVITLPGDVAEFEAEGEAPAFSLPRRPAIVPAEEDVRALAAAIDDARSVAIFAGRGAGGAHAELMELADKIAAPVGHSLRGKDVIQQDNPFDVGMTGLIGYGAAAAGISGADLLILIGTDFPYDQFLPGKEVRTAQIDIAPERLGRRTDVDIAIHGDALSTIRAVLPLVERKTDRRFLEKLLKEQDKKVEQVVGAYTSKAEKLRPIHPEYAASILDEVAADDAVFLSDTGMCNVWTARYITPNGRRRMLGSLVHGSMANALPMAIGAQVAHPERQVVSVSGDGGLLMLMGELVTVAAYQLPVKVVVFNNSTLGLVKVEMLVDGIPDFGVDVPMVDYAAVAAALGIHSQRVEDPADIRGALEAAFAHDGPALVDLVTDPMALSIPPEITAAQVKGFALSMSKIVMNGGVGEAVKLARSNLRNIPRP; this is encoded by the coding sequence ATGGCTCGCACGGTCGCCGACCAGCTCATCGCCCAGCTCATCGAGGCGGGGGTGAGCCGCATCTACGGGGTCGTCGGCGACAGCCTCAACCCGGTCGTCGACGCGGTGCGGCGCACGGGCGGGAGCCGCAAGGGCGGCATCGACTGGATCCACGTGCGGCACGAGGAGGCCGGGGCGTTCGCCGCATCCGCCGAGGCGCAGCTCACCGGGAAGCTCGCCGTGTGCGCCGGATCCTGCGGCCCCGGCCACCTCCATCTCATCAACGGCCTCTACGACGCGCACCGCTCGGGCGCGCCCGTCCTCGCCATCGCGAGCCACATCACCACGAACCAGATCGGGTCCGGCTACTTCCAGGAGACCCACCCCGACCGTCTCTTCGTCGAGTGCTCGCACTACACGGAGATGATCTCGACCGCCGTCCAGGCGCCGCGCGTCGTCGACCAGGCGATGCGGCACTCCCTCGCGCTCGGCGGCGTCAGCGTGATCACGCTGCCGGGCGACGTGGCCGAGTTCGAGGCGGAGGGCGAGGCGCCCGCGTTCTCGCTGCCCCGCCGCCCCGCGATCGTGCCGGCCGAGGAGGACGTGCGCGCGCTCGCCGCCGCCATCGACGACGCCAGGAGCGTGGCGATCTTCGCGGGCCGGGGCGCGGGAGGAGCGCACGCCGAGCTCATGGAGCTCGCCGACAAGATCGCGGCGCCCGTCGGTCACTCGCTGCGCGGCAAGGACGTGATCCAGCAGGACAACCCGTTCGACGTCGGCATGACGGGCCTCATCGGCTACGGCGCCGCGGCCGCCGGGATCTCGGGCGCCGACCTGCTGATCCTCATCGGCACCGACTTCCCCTACGACCAGTTCCTGCCCGGCAAGGAGGTGCGGACCGCGCAGATCGACATCGCGCCCGAGCGCCTCGGCCGCCGCACCGACGTCGACATCGCGATCCACGGCGACGCGCTCTCGACCATCCGCGCGGTGCTGCCGCTCGTCGAGCGGAAGACCGATCGGCGCTTCCTCGAGAAGCTGCTCAAGGAGCAGGACAAGAAGGTGGAGCAGGTCGTCGGCGCGTACACGTCGAAGGCGGAGAAGCTGCGGCCCATCCACCCGGAGTACGCGGCCAGCATCCTCGACGAGGTCGCGGCCGACGACGCCGTCTTCCTCAGCGACACGGGCATGTGCAACGTGTGGACCGCGCGGTACATCACCCCGAACGGGCGGCGGCGGATGCTCGGGTCGCTCGTGCACGGGTCCATGGCGAACGCGCTGCCGATGGCGATCGGCGCGCAGGTCGCGCACCCGGAGCGCCAGGTCGTCTCCGTCTCCGGCGACGGCGGGCTGTTGATGCTGATGGGCGAGCTCGTCACGGTCGCCGCCTACCAGCTGCCGGTGAAGGTCGTCGTGTTCAACAACTCGACTCTCGGGCTCGTGAAGGTGGAGATGCTCGTCGACGGGATCCCGGACTTCGGGGTCGACGTGCCCATGGTCGACTACGCCGCGGTGGCCGCCGCCCTCGGGATCCACTCCCAGCGCGTCGAGGACCCCGCCGACATCCGCGGCGCGCTCGAGGCCGCGTTCGCGCACGACGGTCCCGCGCTCGTCGACCTCGTGACCGACCCGATGGCGCTCTCCATCCCGCCGGAGATCACGGCCGCGCAGGTGAAGGGCTTCGCGCTCTCGATGTCGAAGATCGTGATGAACGGCGGCGTCGGCGAGGCCGTGAAGCTCGCCCGCTCGAACCTGCGGAACATCCCGCGGCCGTGA
- a CDS encoding DUF1684 domain-containing protein — MTDTTTDPARPAADPAALAAYEAWHRARLAAVTSPFGSLALIQTTWLEPGREVSDLEALEGQPDTVQLTRIERTSLDTGEPEHGYRLWDSASPRNQAFEDIEVYPYAPEWILEGRFERVDDDRVIPFEHIADAGRTRELPVPGDIVVTIEGREVRLSAFADGDRLQLVFADATTGRESYAPSRFLFIPRPDGDGPVTLDFTRAVVPPCGFSDWMNCPLPPAGNRLTAAVRAGERRVVYRDEA; from the coding sequence GTGACCGACACGACGACCGATCCCGCCCGCCCCGCCGCCGACCCCGCCGCCCTGGCCGCGTACGAGGCCTGGCACCGCGCCCGCCTCGCCGCCGTGACGAGCCCGTTCGGCAGCCTCGCGCTCATCCAGACGACCTGGCTCGAGCCCGGCCGGGAGGTCAGCGACCTGGAGGCGCTCGAGGGCCAGCCCGACACCGTCCAGCTGACGCGCATCGAACGCACCTCGCTCGACACGGGCGAGCCCGAGCACGGATACCGGCTGTGGGACTCGGCGTCCCCGAGGAACCAGGCGTTCGAGGACATCGAGGTCTATCCGTACGCGCCCGAGTGGATCCTCGAGGGCCGCTTCGAGCGCGTCGACGACGACCGCGTGATCCCGTTCGAGCACATCGCCGACGCCGGCCGCACGCGCGAGCTGCCCGTGCCCGGCGACATCGTCGTCACCATCGAGGGGCGCGAGGTCCGCCTCAGCGCCTTCGCCGACGGCGACCGCCTCCAGCTCGTGTTCGCCGACGCGACCACCGGCCGCGAGAGCTACGCGCCCAGCCGCTTCCTCTTCATCCCCCGCCCCGACGGCGACGGACCCGTGACCCTCGACTTCACGCGCGCCGTCGTCCCGCCCTGCGGCTTCTCCGACTGGATGAACTGCCCGCTCCCGCCCGCCGGCAACCGCCTGACCGCGGCCGTCCGCGCCGGCGAGCGCCGGGTGGTCTACCGCGACGAGGCCTGA
- the nagA gene encoding N-acetylglucosamine-6-phosphate deacetylase produces the protein MRDDGMPARDETVTTLLRAARAVDARGSTADAWILLDGVVIAAVGSGRGAPSASRTVDLGDATLVPGSVDLHVHGGAGGSHDDGAEGSRAAVALHRRHGTTRSVLSLVANPVPDLVRSLGRIRDAMAEDATVLGAHLEGPFLSPHAAGAHAHGHLVDPTPARIDALLEAGEGVLRQVTIAPELDGALDAIRRLVGAGVVAAVGHTTCSGDVARAAFDAGATVLTHAFNAMPGIHHREPGPIMAALADEWVTLELILDGVHVAPSVAALLLRAAPGRVALVTDAMAAAGSADGRYRLGALDVDVRDGVARLAGADTIAGSTLTQDAALRIAVREVGLALPDAIAALTLVPARALGLDDRLGLLHAGHAADVVALSPDLAVTRVWAAGVEVPGPAQASSR, from the coding sequence ATGCGCGATGACGGCATGCCCGCGCGCGACGAGACCGTGACCACGCTGCTCCGCGCGGCGCGGGCGGTGGACGCGCGGGGCTCGACCGCCGACGCGTGGATCCTCCTGGACGGCGTCGTGATCGCGGCGGTCGGGAGCGGGCGCGGGGCCCCGTCCGCGAGTCGGACGGTCGACCTCGGCGACGCGACCCTCGTGCCCGGCTCCGTCGACCTGCACGTGCACGGCGGCGCGGGCGGGTCCCACGACGACGGGGCAGAGGGGAGCCGCGCCGCCGTCGCCCTGCACCGGCGGCACGGCACGACGCGCTCCGTGCTGAGCCTCGTCGCGAACCCGGTGCCCGACCTCGTGCGCTCGCTCGGGCGGATCCGCGACGCGATGGCCGAGGACGCGACCGTCCTCGGCGCGCACCTCGAGGGCCCCTTCCTGTCGCCGCACGCGGCGGGGGCCCACGCCCACGGGCACCTGGTGGATCCGACGCCCGCGCGCATCGACGCCCTGCTGGAGGCGGGGGAGGGCGTGCTGCGGCAGGTCACGATCGCGCCCGAGCTCGACGGAGCGCTCGACGCGATCCGCCGGCTCGTGGGCGCGGGCGTCGTCGCGGCCGTCGGGCACACGACGTGCTCGGGCGACGTGGCGCGGGCCGCGTTCGACGCGGGCGCGACCGTGCTGACGCATGCGTTCAACGCGATGCCGGGGATCCACCACCGCGAGCCGGGGCCGATCATGGCGGCGCTCGCCGACGAGTGGGTGACCCTGGAGCTGATCCTCGACGGCGTGCACGTCGCGCCGTCCGTCGCGGCGCTCCTGCTGCGTGCCGCACCCGGCCGCGTCGCGCTCGTCACGGACGCGATGGCGGCAGCCGGATCGGCGGACGGCCGCTACCGGCTGGGGGCGCTCGACGTCGACGTGCGGGACGGGGTGGCGCGGCTGGCGGGCGCCGACACCATCGCGGGCTCGACGCTCACGCAGGATGCGGCGCTGCGGATCGCGGTGCGCGAGGTCGGCCTGGCGCTGCCCGACGCGATCGCCGCCCTCACCCTCGTTCCGGCGCGGGCGCTCGGCCTCGACGACCGCCTCGGCCTGCTGCACGCGGGACACGCGGCGGACGTCGTGGCGCTGTCACCCGACCTCGCGGTCACCCGCGTCTGGGCGGCGGGCGTCGAGGTGCCGGGCCCGGCTCAGGCCTCGTCGCGGTAG
- a CDS encoding S9 family peptidase — MPDTRTPFTDLDEFIAIPRLGGLVLSPDGRRAVLTVTTLDTARTGYRHALWVVPAAGGGVPRRLTRSAKSEGGAAFTASGDLLFVSSRPDADDADGNEAAQLWILPAAGGEARALTRFAGGVDRIAAVARDADTVILQAPLLPGSGSLEADSVARKTRADLKVNAILHESYPVRYWDHDLGPDEPHLFALDLADALVEQPARPTTADAAAALAAEAATEDGGSAAAAPAVGALPYPTSLPRPRDLTPAPGRTLEHATAAISPDGRTLVVALGVKERRGYRQALMSIDVATGERSTLLDLPGVDLEMPAISPDGALLAHVRTDRATPAAPTQQELWVSALDGSDARRVAADWDRWPSSLRFDADSQALVVTADQDGRGPVFRIGLDDSVTQLTTDDHTYTDVQVDRETGDVLALRSSWMAPAHPVRVSAADGSVTGLATPAPVPATTGTMTEVETTAADGARVRGWLMLPEGASAEVPAPLLLWIHGGPLNSWNAWSWRWTPQVMVARGYAVLLPDPALSTGYGLDFIARGWDAWGEAPYTDLMSITDAVEARDDIDQTRTAAMGGSFGGYMANWVAGHTDRFRAIVSHASLWSLDQFGPTTDSSQYWQSIFSAEGLDRNSPHHSVRDIVTPMLVIHGDRDYRVPIGESLRLWSELAEHHAADDGTTPHRFLVFPDENHWVLKPQQSVVWYRTVLAFLDQHVHGAEWKRPEVLG; from the coding sequence ATGCCCGACACCCGCACCCCCTTCACCGACCTCGACGAGTTCATCGCCATCCCGCGCCTCGGCGGCCTCGTGCTCTCGCCCGACGGACGCCGCGCGGTGCTCACCGTCACGACCCTCGACACCGCGAGGACCGGCTACCGCCACGCCCTCTGGGTCGTGCCCGCGGCGGGCGGCGGCGTGCCGCGGCGCCTCACCCGCTCGGCGAAGAGCGAGGGCGGCGCGGCCTTCACCGCATCCGGCGACCTCCTCTTCGTCTCCTCCCGGCCCGACGCCGACGACGCCGACGGGAACGAGGCGGCCCAGCTCTGGATCCTCCCGGCCGCCGGCGGCGAGGCCCGCGCGCTGACCCGCTTCGCCGGCGGGGTGGACCGCATCGCGGCCGTCGCGCGCGACGCGGACACGGTGATCCTGCAGGCGCCGCTGCTGCCCGGATCCGGCTCGCTCGAGGCCGACTCCGTGGCGCGGAAGACGCGCGCCGACCTGAAGGTCAACGCGATCCTGCACGAGAGCTACCCCGTGCGCTACTGGGACCACGACCTCGGCCCCGACGAGCCGCACCTGTTCGCGCTCGACCTCGCCGACGCGCTCGTCGAGCAGCCCGCGCGGCCCACGACGGCGGACGCGGCCGCCGCGCTCGCCGCCGAGGCCGCGACCGAGGACGGCGGATCCGCGGCCGCGGCACCGGCCGTCGGCGCGCTCCCGTACCCGACCTCGCTGCCGCGCCCGCGCGACCTCACGCCGGCGCCCGGCCGCACGCTCGAGCACGCCACCGCTGCGATCAGCCCGGACGGCCGCACGCTCGTCGTCGCCCTCGGCGTGAAGGAGCGCCGTGGCTACCGGCAGGCGCTCATGTCGATCGACGTGGCGACCGGGGAGCGCAGCACTCTGCTCGACCTGCCGGGCGTCGACCTGGAGATGCCGGCCATCAGCCCCGACGGCGCGCTGCTCGCCCACGTGCGCACCGACCGCGCGACCCCGGCCGCGCCCACGCAGCAGGAGCTCTGGGTGTCGGCGCTCGACGGATCCGACGCCCGCCGCGTCGCCGCCGACTGGGATCGCTGGCCCTCGTCGCTGCGGTTCGACGCGGACTCGCAGGCGCTCGTCGTCACCGCCGACCAGGACGGGCGCGGCCCCGTGTTCCGGATCGGCCTCGACGACTCGGTGACGCAGCTCACGACCGACGACCACACCTACACGGACGTGCAGGTCGATCGCGAGACCGGCGACGTGCTCGCCCTCCGCTCCTCGTGGATGGCACCGGCGCACCCCGTGCGCGTGTCGGCGGCCGACGGATCCGTGACCGGGCTCGCGACGCCCGCTCCCGTCCCCGCGACGACCGGCACCATGACCGAGGTCGAGACGACGGCCGCCGACGGCGCCCGCGTGCGCGGCTGGCTGATGCTGCCGGAGGGCGCGTCGGCCGAGGTGCCCGCGCCGCTGCTGCTGTGGATCCACGGCGGCCCGCTCAACAGCTGGAACGCGTGGAGCTGGCGGTGGACGCCGCAGGTGATGGTGGCGCGCGGGTACGCGGTGCTGCTCCCGGATCCCGCGCTCAGCACCGGCTACGGCCTCGACTTCATCGCGCGCGGCTGGGACGCGTGGGGCGAGGCGCCGTACACCGACCTCATGTCGATCACGGACGCGGTCGAGGCGCGCGACGACATCGACCAGACGCGCACCGCTGCGATGGGCGGCTCGTTCGGCGGCTACATGGCCAACTGGGTCGCGGGCCACACCGACCGCTTCCGCGCGATCGTCAGCCACGCGAGCCTGTGGTCGCTCGACCAGTTCGGGCCGACCACCGACTCGTCGCAGTACTGGCAGAGCATCTTCTCGGCCGAGGGGCTCGACCGGAACTCCCCGCACCACTCCGTGCGCGACATCGTGACGCCCATGCTCGTGATCCACGGCGACCGCGACTACCGCGTGCCCATCGGCGAGAGCCTGCGCCTCTGGTCGGAGCTCGCGGAGCACCACGCGGCCGACGACGGCACCACGCCGCACCGGTTCCTGGTCTTCCCGGACGAGAACCACTGGGTCCTCAAGCCCCAGCAGTCGGTGGTCTGGTACCGGACGGTGCTCGCGTTCCTCGACCAGCACGTGCACGGTGCGGAGTGGAAGCGGCCCGAGGTGCTCGGCTAG
- a CDS encoding TetR/AcrR family transcriptional regulator, translating into MERRAGRVGRPARVSRRLIAEAALEVGLSTLTLTSLAHRLGVDHSTLYRHVASRDDIVLLACDTAIARMDWPTVPDLPAAQLVAPDDTSWRTYLEQAVARIWDMYDRHPGLASAIHHLDTAPDQVVLRFTGAIRDLTRMGFAEAEAVLVLDTVLDIGVESYVGWERVLAASGGAADRPASSSPIVDATLPAAMGRGLLALAADGIAAEHAADADAAETPHASRRGGPSHSAGAPDALHAREEAAQRDALGTMDRVTARFSGEVSTGSAATPRDWWLRKLGVVLAGVGGLRSPGPSATDR; encoded by the coding sequence ATGGAGCGGCGAGCCGGTCGGGTCGGGAGGCCCGCGCGCGTCTCGCGGAGGCTCATCGCGGAGGCGGCCCTCGAGGTCGGCCTCAGCACCCTCACCCTCACCTCGCTCGCGCACCGCCTCGGCGTCGACCACTCGACGCTGTACCGGCACGTCGCCAGCCGGGACGACATCGTCCTCCTCGCGTGCGACACGGCCATCGCGCGGATGGACTGGCCGACGGTCCCCGACCTCCCCGCAGCGCAGCTCGTGGCGCCCGACGACACCTCGTGGCGCACCTACCTCGAGCAGGCCGTCGCGCGCATCTGGGACATGTACGACCGGCATCCGGGGCTCGCGAGCGCGATCCATCACCTCGACACCGCCCCCGACCAGGTCGTCCTGCGCTTCACCGGGGCGATCCGCGACCTGACCCGCATGGGCTTCGCGGAGGCGGAGGCCGTGCTGGTCCTCGACACCGTGCTCGACATCGGGGTGGAGTCCTACGTCGGGTGGGAGCGCGTGCTGGCGGCGAGCGGCGGCGCGGCCGACCGGCCCGCGTCGTCGTCGCCGATCGTGGACGCCACGCTGCCGGCCGCCATGGGACGCGGGCTGCTCGCCCTGGCCGCCGACGGTATCGCGGCCGAGCACGCCGCCGACGCCGACGCCGCGGAGACGCCCCACGCGTCCCGGCGCGGCGGACCCTCGCACTCGGCTGGCGCCCCGGACGCGCTGCACGCTCGCGAGGAGGCGGCCCAGCGCGACGCGCTCGGCACCATGGACCGCGTCACCGCCAGGTTCTCCGGCGAGGTGTCGACGGGATCCGCCGCGACGCCGCGGGACTGGTGGCTGCGCAAGCTCGGCGTGGTCCTCGCGGGCGTGGGTGGGCTGCGCTCCCCCGGGCCGAGCGCGACGGACCGCTAG
- a CDS encoding GDSL-type esterase/lipase family protein: protein MAPRTRTTVLLGDSLTGDGGWGGIVPDGDDAEARIVDLGRAGQTTDDVLALLPDAVAAEPSTVVVSCGTHDLGAARRGPEATVRALETILAHLRRDLPAAGIVVLSVPPRGREHAERIRVVNVHIRQYAPAVRAEHVDLWPALGFGDGELAPTLTDDRLHLNDDGAAAVRAVLAPVLAEQDDEDESADDATADAGDPAGS, encoded by the coding sequence ATGGCACCGCGCACGCGCACGACAGTCCTCCTGGGCGACAGCCTGACGGGGGACGGCGGCTGGGGCGGCATCGTCCCCGACGGCGACGACGCGGAGGCGCGGATCGTGGACCTCGGCCGGGCCGGCCAGACCACCGACGACGTGCTCGCCCTCCTGCCGGACGCGGTGGCCGCCGAGCCGTCGACCGTCGTGGTGTCCTGCGGCACGCACGACCTGGGCGCGGCGCGCCGCGGTCCGGAGGCGACCGTCCGTGCGCTGGAGACGATCCTCGCGCACCTCCGCCGCGATCTCCCCGCGGCCGGGATCGTCGTGCTCTCGGTGCCGCCGCGCGGGCGCGAGCACGCCGAGCGGATCCGCGTCGTCAACGTGCACATCCGCCAGTACGCGCCGGCGGTCCGCGCCGAGCACGTCGACCTCTGGCCCGCCCTCGGCTTCGGCGACGGCGAGCTCGCCCCCACCCTCACGGACGACCGGCTGCACCTGAACGACGACGGCGCCGCCGCGGTGCGCGCGGTGCTCGCGCCCGTGCTCGCGGAGCAGGACGACGAGGACGAGTCGGCGGACGACGCGACGGCCGACGCGGGGGACCCGGCCGGCTCCTAG
- a CDS encoding SDR family oxidoreductase has product MTSPSAASRLALVTGATGYIGGRLVPRLLDAGFRVRVLVRDPRRLTDVPWRDDVEVVRGDLADAATLGPAVDGVDVLYYLVHGMGSKGDFASSERASAEHVATAAKAAGVGRIVYLGGLHPDTPELSKHLASRKAVGDVLLASGVPTIALQAGVVIGSGSTSFEMIRHLTEVLPFMPAPGWVRNFIQPIAIRDVLYYLVAAADLPADLNRTFDIGGPDVLRYGQMMNGYAVEAGLPQRPIASIPVFAPRLAAHWVNVVTPIPRTLAVPIIESLQYDCVMGEHDISTYIPDPEGGLTGYRRSVRLALGRMRDGVVETSWKDSAVVGAPSDLLPSDPDWSGHTVYLDLKERSTDAAPEDLWAVIESIGGDNGWYSLPVAWAARGWMDKLVGGVGLRRGRRSATTLQTGDALDFWRVEHIERGSSLRLRAEMKLPGEAWLELSSTPREGGGSDYRQRAIFFPSGLAGRLYWFSILPFHGVIFTSMATRITAKALAATSSREAGRPREGAAR; this is encoded by the coding sequence ATGACATCGCCGAGCGCCGCCTCCCGTCTCGCCCTCGTGACCGGAGCGACGGGCTACATCGGCGGTCGGCTCGTGCCCCGTCTCCTCGACGCCGGCTTCCGGGTGCGCGTGCTCGTGCGGGACCCCCGCCGTCTCACCGACGTGCCCTGGCGCGACGACGTGGAGGTCGTGCGCGGCGACCTCGCCGACGCGGCGACCCTCGGCCCCGCGGTCGACGGGGTCGACGTCCTCTACTACCTCGTGCACGGCATGGGATCCAAGGGCGACTTCGCGTCGTCGGAGCGCGCCTCCGCCGAGCACGTCGCGACCGCCGCGAAGGCCGCGGGCGTGGGTCGCATCGTCTACCTCGGCGGGCTGCACCCCGACACCCCGGAGCTCTCGAAGCACCTCGCGAGCCGCAAGGCCGTCGGCGACGTGCTCCTCGCGAGCGGCGTGCCGACCATCGCGCTGCAGGCGGGCGTGGTCATCGGATCCGGCTCCACGTCGTTCGAGATGATCCGCCACCTCACCGAGGTCCTGCCCTTCATGCCCGCACCCGGCTGGGTGCGCAACTTCATCCAGCCCATCGCGATCCGCGACGTCCTCTACTACCTCGTCGCCGCGGCCGACCTGCCCGCCGACCTCAACCGCACCTTCGACATCGGCGGGCCGGACGTGCTCCGCTACGGCCAGATGATGAACGGCTACGCGGTCGAGGCCGGCCTGCCCCAGCGGCCCATCGCGTCCATCCCGGTCTTCGCCCCGCGCCTCGCCGCGCACTGGGTCAACGTCGTCACGCCCATCCCGCGGACGCTCGCGGTGCCCATCATCGAGTCGCTGCAGTACGACTGCGTGATGGGCGAGCACGACATCTCGACCTACATCCCCGACCCCGAGGGCGGCCTCACCGGCTACCGCCGCTCCGTGCGCCTCGCACTCGGCCGCATGCGCGACGGCGTCGTCGAGACCAGCTGGAAGGACTCCGCCGTCGTCGGCGCGCCCAGCGACCTGCTGCCGAGCGACCCCGACTGGTCCGGCCACACCGTCTACCTCGACCTCAAGGAGCGCTCGACCGACGCGGCGCCCGAGGACCTCTGGGCCGTGATCGAGTCGATCGGCGGCGACAACGGCTGGTACTCGCTGCCCGTCGCCTGGGCCGCACGCGGCTGGATGGACAAGCTCGTCGGCGGCGTGGGCCTCCGCCGCGGACGCCGCAGCGCGACCACCCTGCAGACCGGCGACGCGCTCGACTTCTGGCGCGTCGAGCACATCGAGCGCGGATCCTCGCTGCGGCTGCGCGCCGAGATGAAGCTGCCCGGCGAGGCCTGGCTCGAGCTGAGCTCCACGCCCCGCGAGGGCGGGGGCAGCGACTACCGGCAGCGCGCGATCTTCTTCCCCTCCGGCCTCGCCGGCCGGCTGTACTGGTTCTCGATCCTGCCCTTCCACGGCGTGATCTTCACGTCGATGGCCACCCGCATCACCGCGAAGGCGCTCGCCGCGACGTCGTCCCGTGAGGCCGGGCGTCCCCGCGAGGGGGCCGCGCGGTGA